The genomic window aattttctgaaaaattactgagattttctaaattaatttttcaataatattctttaatcaaattcttgaATAATTCACaagaccacctaatttaatttcacatcgaataaattgactcaattaaattatttccaaagtcataaatttttttctaattcaaatgcagtctgatcAAATTTTTGTTGAGCTAACGGAGGAACCAATCAGACATGTACAATTAGGCTCGAGCAAttacaattatgtccagaagcatcgttccgataattcacaatttacttaattatggagtcagcccacaagaagtaccataattgaaaactccttatcGTGTACTTTTTATGAAAGCAATTTATCTAGCTGCTTTGTCCATTAACCTCGACATGTGTGTGCTGCTCTCATATAATATCATTAATTcatttgagttaaatctgttcactcaatacaatcatattttatctcattgtcaccctCGTagcttcttaatgattaatatgatcactgtcaactaataattgtaataaattatttgttCAAGAATAAGCAACTCAtggtcacgttccatatttatcaatccacacaatccCAATGAAagaatatcattaactctttaattggactatgaatttcattgttgctagtaaagttatgacatacacaagtcatgtacccaacatatcgaCTATAGGTTCGATCatttttagagcataagcctccacttatatcaaagcacataagtTACATACGCATGGCCAGTGACTAattcaagatttaggtaaatcacaccatgaacgtcacaagtgaaataattaataaacagattaagaattaattcaaattgagtccagtccaatgtatcctTCTTCTAATAAGTATATCGATGTCTCTATCCGTGGAGTCAGTTGTTCAGATAGCCAAAACTAGCGATCTCCTTAATTTGGAATTGtaaacgacataataatccttctaagtatttgaatcaaatgttcactttgaCAAATTGGTTTAATTCGATGTTTAGAATCCAATTtggatattatattttaaatggaacaaattaatttaatttttggaaaattattgATTGGATGGGTTTGATAATTTGAATATAACCATTATTGTTAaagataactttaaaaaaaattaaacttgaaaagtAGGAGATATAATTACCATGCCTTATAGCtttaaaagtaaattattcaAAGTATACAAAATTATAAGCaatcattataataattaatggTGTTTGTTACTAATACTAGTAAAGCCACAATTATATCTTTGCCAACATGTTTAAtaatgtgtataaataaattttatttgaaaatttcaaaaaatcagtGCAGTGATTGGGATTGGATTTCCGTTTATGAAAATGGAACATCTTATATAATTAATCATTTACCTTTTCGAAGGATATATTcgtaataaaaatgtaaatatatgaTACTTTAAACTCAATATTATATTTtcctaaaaaattaatattatataattttgtatttatattaaaCAACAATTTTAATACATTCAATATGATTTGGATCAATAAATTAAGGATAAACTATAGTAAAGGTCatctaattatgtttttttttgtcatttaactattagtaatttttttatctcccaactttaaaaagttacaaaatagtcatctaattattcgattttgtcttttttatcaCCAGCTGACTAACGTAAAAATGAAAACACAGAAAATTAATCCAatataattgaatgataaaaaaaattaaataattaaatcatcgttttataaatttttgtaattaagtgaaaaaaaaacataattgaatGATGATAAATTAAATTCTCATTAGCATTCCAATATcagtttatttgtaaaaaaagaaCTCAATATACGACTGATATAACCAAAAATCTGAAACGTAAACACCAATTATATCCAACATCAAGTGGTTGTTGCTTTTGCAAATATTAATATACACTCTACCTTTAAACCTGAGACTCtggattttgtttgtttttgttatAATATCCCTTTCAACCATTTACAGATTACAGAATGaaggtatgtatatatgtttattttgatataatataaTATCTAGAGGTATAAAAAATAGGGATTTGTTTTAAAACAACAAACTGGGGATATGGTGGGAAAATGAAAGGTGTGTCTTTTCTTGGATCCTGTGAGGGACATTGCTTACTGTTACAGAAAATTATAATCTTGTATACCCAAAGATAAAGGAAACAAGGAATGATGAAAAAGTGGTTGCAAAAGAAAagggggaaaaaaagaaaaagaaatcccaagaaattaaaaaaaacatattatatttatagtatttatatatcaaaaaattatttgatattcaaaattatttgagatattattacagaaaaaatcaatttctattattcaaatatttttatataatttaatcgATTCAACAAATGACATGTACTCAACACtaattttgtaataattaaacgaaaaatcaaatattttcgaTCCTATTCttatgataaatctaaaattttcaatatatcaaatataaatagaGATAATATTTTAGCAGACAAAGCACAAATACAGAGAAgtgagggagagagagagaaagaaataaagagaaAGAGATATTGAAGTTGTTGCAAATAAAGAGAAACATGTAGCAGTAGAAAAAGCAGAAAGAAATTGATTATATAGTATACAAGGAAGTTGAAGTTGTAGTTTCTCTCATCTCTttctttatttcacaatttctttgCTGTTACCAATCGAGGaaaaaaaacataagtaaatGATAATGATGAAACCTCCCATGCACCCAGCAACCTGAGAGAGCATGAATCTCTCTCCATCAAACCCTCCTTTCCCTTAAATTTACCTTCTGTAAACACCAAGCTTCTCTAAAACAGCTCCATATGTCTTTCACTTCCCTATTTCACATAACCATGAAGAAACCTCCTTTTCTCCCATCTCTGCTCCCATTGTTCTTGTATTTACTGACATCATCTCTGCTTGTCTTCTCGGCTTCTGCATCACCACCTCCACTCCCTTTGGTTTCTCTTCTGTCGTTAAAATCATCCCTCAAAGACCCTCTTTCAAGTTTTGGAGATTGGGACCCTACTCCCACGTTTTCCAAGCCTAGTTTTGAAGACCCGGTTTGGTGTGCATGGTCAGGTGTCAAGTGCAATCCTAAAACAGCTCAAGTCACGTCTCTTGATCTCTCTCGTCGCAATCTCTCTGGTGTTATTCCCCCGGAAATAAGGTATTTGACTGGCTTGGTGAACTTGAATTTGAGTGGGAATTACTTTGATGGGCCTCTCCAACCAGCTATTTTTAAACTCAGTGAACTTAGAACTCTTGATATAAGCCACAACTCCTTCAACTCAATGTTCCCGCCCGGGGTTTCTAAGCTTAGGTTCTTGAAAGTCTTCAATGCATACAGCAACAATTTCAGGGGTCCATTACCGCAAGAGTTTGTACGGTTACGGTTCTTGGAACAGCTCAATCTTGGGGGCAGCTATTTTGAAGGTGAAATACCAGCTGGTTATGGAAGCTTTACCAGGTTAAAGCTGCTTGACTTGGCAGGGAATGCACTACAAGGCACTTTACCGCGTCAACTTGGGTTCTTGACTCAGCTTGAGCGCATAGAGATTGGCTACAATGCTTTTTCAGGCACCATACCAGTAGAATTTGCACTGTTACCCAACCTCAAGTACTTGGACATCTCGAATTGTACTCTTTCAGGTTCACTTCCGAAAGAACTCGGCAATTTAACTAAGTTAGAAGTTTTATACTTTTTCAAGAACAGCTTCACAGGTGAAATCCCGGAGAGCTACACCAAGTTGAAAGCTCTCAAGGTCCTTGATTTATCCGACAACCAACTCAGTGGAACAATTCCAGAAGGGTTATCTTCCTTAACGGAGCTAACATGGTTGAGCTTAATTAACAACAACCTTTCTGGTACAATCCCAAAAGGCATCGGTGAGTTACCAAATCTCAGCACTTTACTTCTCTGGAACAACAACCTGAGCGGCATTCTCCCACAGAAACTAGGTTCAAATGGGAAGTTGCTAAGTCTTGATGTCTCGTCGAACTCTCTCGCGGGTCCAATTCCTCCAAATCTTTGCTATGGAAACAGGCTTTTCAAGCTCATCCTTTTTAACAACATGTTCACGCATGAGCTCCCGGCAAGCCTTGTAAACTGCACGTCACTCTCAAGGTTCCGAATCCAAAACAACCTTCTCAACGGTACCATCCCATATGGCTTCGGACTCCTAACAAACCTTACGTTCGTGGACATGAGTAAGAACAACTTCACCGGTGAGATTCCTCATGATCTTGGCTATGCACCAACTTTACAGTTCCTCAACATCTCCGAGAACTCTTTCAACGTCGTATTGCCGAGCAACATTTGGGGTGCACCGAGCTTGCAGATTTTCTCGGCCAGTTCAGCCAAGCTAACAGGCAAAATCCCAGACTTCATCGGCTGTAAAAACGTGTACAAAATCGAGCTCCAAGGTAATTCTCTAAACGGAAGCATCCCCTGGGACATTGATCATTGTGAAAAGCTCTTGTCTTTGAATTTAAGCCGCAATTTGTTTACTGGAATAATTCCATGGGAAATATCGACGCTTCCTTCAATAACTGCAGTTGATCTTTCCCGTAATATGCTCACTGGAACTATCCCTTCGAACTTCGAAAACTGTAGCACTTTAGAAAATTTCAATGTCTCCTATAATTTGCTAACCGGCCCGATCCCATCGTCCGGTCCAATATTTCCCAACTTACACCCTTCCTCATTTTCCGGCAACGACGGACTTTGCGGCAGAATTTTAGCGAAACCGTGCCCGGCTGAGGCGTTGGCCGCAGGTGACATGGAAGTTCGTAACAAGCAGCAGCAGCCAAAGAAAACGGCTGGAGCTATCGTTTGGATTATGGCAGCCGCTTTCGGGATTGGTTTGTTTGTTCTCGTAGCTGGGACCCGTTGTTTCCACGCAAATTACAGCCGTAGGTTCAGCGACGATCGCGAAATCGGTCCGTGGAGATTGACCGCTTTCCAGCGGTTGAATTTCACGGCTGATGATGTGCTAGAGTGCCTGTCCATGACGGATAAGATCATAGGGATGGGTTCCACGGGAACAGTGTACAAAGCAGAGATGCCAGGTGGCGAGATCATAGCGGTGAAGAAGCTATGGGGTAAGCACAAAGACAACATCAGACGGAGGAAAGGGGTGTTGGCGGAGGTGGACGTGCTGGGGAACGTGAGGCACCGTAACATAGTGAGGTTGTTAGGGTGTTGCAGCAACAGGGAGTGCACGATGCTGCTCTACGAGTACATGCCAAACGGGAACTTGGACGACTTGTTGCATGGTAAGAATAAAGGGGAGAACTTGGTGGCGGATTGGGTGACAAGGTACAAAATCGCTCTTGGAGTGGCTCAAGGTATTTGTTATCTTCACCATGACTGTGATCCGGTGATCGTCCACCGTGATCTCAAGCCCAGTAATATTTTATTGGACGGTGAGATGGAGGCCAGAGTGGCAGATTTCGGGGTTGCCAAGTTGATCCAAAGTGACGAGTCCATGTCCGTCATTGCTGGGTCCTATGGCTACATTGCTCCAGGTGCGTTGTTTAATTTGACTCATATTTTAGTTTAGCACTGTGGAATCTTGCTATCCTGCGCGTAATATTTGGTGCACGTTAGTAAAAGATATTAAACATTAATACATTGTTTGGGGTAGTTAGTACATAATATGAATTTTGTTTGTTAGTTTGGTAGACTTTTTCGCTTTGTATGTCCATTAAAAATATTAAGCCTCGAGGATAATGCCAACTTTTTCAGCTAGAGCTAGGTTTGGTGAATCTATCTTATTCTTCCCTTTTGTTGATTTACCATAACTAATGGGTCCATACTAGCTATCACCATTATATTAACTAGTCAACTTTATATTTTAGCTAATAATTAACAGCGAtctaatgtaaaataaaataaaattaaaaaacattggatcattaatttaaataatgatgTTTATCTTGATAAAACAACATGATTTCGTCATTGACCTCTTTTATGATTTGACAACATATAGTTAAGTGATTGCATTAGTTAGAATACTAGAATTAAAAATTGACATTGACACACTTGTCATATTGTTGGGTGGGGTTAGTGCACTTATTACTATTACTTTTTTGGGTCCAAAAGTGTAGGCATTAACCTCACTTTTTTTCTTACTCTGATATCTTTACTGTATCTTCCCATGATTTGCTTCTCTTTGTTGTTATTGAGTGCATACTTTGCTTTTACAATTCAAGAACAAAAAAACAAGTGCTTTAATCTTGTTCTGGAAAAACCTATACATTGTTAGCTTTCCATTCCAGACCATACAACAccataagtttataattaataatagaCTTTTTATGTGGAGCTTAGTGCGCACAACAAACCAACCCTAAACCAGCCAAAGTCCCTTTCGGTTTCGCTTCTTTCGGCACCGCGCGGTTTTTGTAACTTGTTTGCACAGCCGATGACGCACTTTTGCGCGTGACACTTACATTTCTTTTTAAAATCCTTGTAATGATGCTTCTTATAGAATGGGCCCCGGAGAGAAATTTGTCAAACCCTTTGATTTGTATCATTTTCCTTAGCATTACCTGTTTGACTTTCAGCCTTCGTTTTGGATTTTTGTGGCTTGTGATATGATCATGTTTGTTTCTCCGCTAAATCATTAacgtttgcttttttttttctttttttaaatttcagaaTATGCTTATACTCTCCAAGTTGATGAAAAGAGTGATATCTACAGCTTTGGGGTGGTGTTGATGGAGATTTTAAGTGGAAAAAAATCGGTGGATTCAGAATTTGGAGATGGGAACAGCATTGTGGATTGGGTGAGGTCTAAAATCAAGAACAAAAACGGAGTTATTGACATTTTGGATAAAAATGCAGGGGCATCATGTGCATCGGTGAGGGAAGAAATGATGCAGATGCTTAGAATTGCATTGCTATGCACCAGCCGGAACCCGGCGGACCGGCCGTCGATGAGGGATGTGGTGCTGATGCTGCAAGAAGCCAAACCCAAGAGGAAAATGCTGGAGAGTGTAGTTAATGGAGGCAATGTGGTTCGTGTTGGTGCTGATGGGACTGACGATTCTTTAGCACAAAAGGCTACTGTCgaatgttaatatatgattatttttacgagggtttctttctttctttctttcttttttgtggggggggggggttatttttaaaaatggtGGGGAATTGGTATAGGAGAAGcgattttcttttttcattttcctttttattttaatggaATTTTCAAGTGTTATTGCTCTAATTTCTCTGGTGTTATCTTTGAATCAGTACTATAATGACATTGATATTGCAGCTTAATTATATTTGAAGAGTGCTAATGATGTTTACCACTAAGTAAGGAcccataaaatgaattaaaaagacaaGTTTTTGGACTAGTATGTGAAATGACATCAACTTTgaagttaaaaggaaaaaaataaaggtAAATTTTATAAAGCAAAGGTTCATTTCTCCTATAAATCTTATTGTTAGCCAACAGAAAAACACACATTTTTATGGTTGTTCTCCATCATAAACTCCCAAATAAATTATTTGGATAAAAATGTAAGTTACTTCTTTCGTTTGAAGTTTACTTTTGTATTTTAGAACTTAGTTctttaataataatttcaacaGAATGACTGATTCACTGTTTGATTTAACATAAGTAGATTAATATAAGAGTTTTCGTGGTACTTTTATCAATAAGATCTAGACAATGTTGCTATGTACATTTTCTTTGGCCAGGTTCAATccaatttaaaatatgggttcaatttttttatccaaatccaATCTAGgccgtatttatttttttataaaaagttgcatatctctatttttttagtgtgaataaaaaattgtataattttataaaatacacaaattattttataatagaaTCTTTTAGGATTCATAATATTAAAAGATTTTGATCGTAATCATCCCAAACATGAATACATATATTCATGCTTATAAGAGAATTCTAtaacttgtataatttttaaaaaaaaattgaatttgagtgTTATTACCTAcataattattcaaattctcACACTCTCCTAATAATGAGAGAATCGGAAAGTGTAATTGTGATGCtctaattacatcaaattcagcGAGACTCATCAATTGATATCCTTGTATAATTACAAGCAATTACATacaaatccaattactaaatgGATTTCAAACACCAcctaaataattaataagtttaaaatataaaaatatataactaagtTGGATCTATCCTATGCCAGATATTTTTTATAGTGCAAAAGGACCTTAAATATTGTTCAAATCCTTTTTCCGAACCTCatattttttatctaatttttttatatttcaaacgaTTCTTTAAATTCAGCCGAATAATCTAACCTTTAAACAGGTTTAATtgataatattttcaattaaaatttaccATAATACCCTATTATAATGATGCTAACTTAAAAAGCAATTCATTATGTACCGAGTAAGCATACTTTATGCTAAGCACTACTCGTGACAATATTGGTTCGgaaattttgccttaaaggttAAAAAAGTCATTGCATTaaggaaaaaaaacttaatttcttgtgatttttttcCATTCAATTAAGACATCAAATTAAGAGAATATATTAACCCTTTTGAGGAAGAGGAACCATTACTGAACATTAAATCCTATAACGACTATGATAATATAcgatttaactaatttaactaattttgATGATGTCGCATATCAAGTGTATATGATATTGATATGATAgtattttatgttatatattattttaaaaataaattaaaaattataaaaaagaaaatattttttgaagaataaaaatatttaattttaatataaagctTGTCAGGACTGCAACAtatagtttggatgggcgatggGCGATGAGATTAATTTCAATGAGATTAAAAATAGGAGTGTATTAACTATTATAGTAGAGAGATTAAAAATCAATGATGAGATATGTATTTAGATAACGTGGTGGTGATAATGAGGTGAAAGTAGAAAATGATTTAAAGACATTAGATAAAATAAGTGtatgattaaaattatatttatatattaaattattaaaagtttttttaCTGATTaaccaaatttattaaaattctattattttaaataataattaaaattacatttacattaaaaattaatataataaaactaatatttaaatagtGAAAAATGGAAAATGGTCCTATTCACTGAAGGTCTAGTGAATTCATTAAATCAACTTCACTAATTGAAAATTACATATGAGTGTGACcagtttgtaaaaaaataaaaataaaagtttcacaAAATCTCAACACATCATAGGTATGTTGGATCGGAAGGTAACCTAAATGCATCAAtgtaaaaatttcacaaaatcccAACACACTATAGATACGTTGGATTGAAACGCAGACTAAATGCATCAATGACAAACTCACAAGGATGATGTTCATCCATAGTTCCAAAAAATATACATGCATATCGTTTTTGGTCAAAACACTTGCTATGAAAATATTTGCTCAAGGGAAAGCTCATATGCAGATCAGCGGATCTGAGCCCATTATTGTGAAAAAAGTTTAGGGTTCAATATCAGGTCCACCTTTAACTAAACCGGCTTAAAATCTACTATTAATGTAGGCATCGGGCCTGGGCTTCTTCATTGTCAGATAGACGAGTGGTGCACCCCTTTTCTTTCCCGCCTTAAACACCTCCCCATTTCAAGAGTCAAGGGCAAGTTTCCTTGTACTGTCTTCGTTCGGGACTTTAATTTTTCCGTTTCTCGTGATTCTAGGGTTTTGGTGGTCGGGAGACCCCAGGATACAACCATGAGTAGTTCTAGGGTTTTTTCCGGTCAGATGTATGGCGCTCAACGATCCGGGGCGGGTACCATTAGGAGGATCCGGTTAGAGAACTTCATGTGCCACAATAGTCTCGAAATCGAACTCGGCGAGTGGGTTAATTTCATCACCGGTCAAAACGGAAGTACATATCACttcctccctctctctctctctctttatatatatatatttatacatcttGCGTCTTGAATTATGTTGCGTGAAAATTTTGTAATACGAGCAACATGTTTGGTTTATGTGTTCTTAGGCGGGAAGAGCGCGATACTGACCGCTTTATGTATCGCGTTTGGCTGCCGCGCTAGAGAAACTCAGAGAGCGTCTAAGTTGAAAGAATTCATAAAAACTGGTTGCAGGTTCCTTTTTTTGCCTTTAATTTTTCCTTGGTTTAGTGATGGGTAATCTGTGTGATATATATCTTATATACATTTTAATTCTCAGTTATGCTACTGTTCAAGTGGATATCAAAAACGAAGGAGTTGATTCTTTTAAGCCAGAAATTTTTGGTGATACCATAATTATTGAACGCAGGATTTCTGACACTACGAGTTCCACTGTTTTGAAAGATCGACAAGGTTTGGATCATTTTCCCTTGTGATATCAATTTGCTTTAGGGCTATTTTTTGTATTGTTGTTGCAGTGAAGTGTTTTTGAAACGTTCTGTGAAAAAGTATGCCTCTTCATTTCAAATGTTTAGTATTACTATCGAAAAGTAAGTGAgatttaaatgtatgttttagatatactcttgaatttaaaaaattaattagtttaaatattatttaaatttgttatttatgatatatgaagtataaatctaaatttttttaagcaattaatataaactgttttaaaatttaatttgaatatctAAACCATATTTtaagtattaaaatttcatacaaacataatcattacaaatttaaatataatactatatatttcatattatcatataaattttgaaaGAGAAAATAATTGTATATTCAATATAGATATTATAAATACTTTTTTGTTCCCCTGAATGTGTCACATTTTAACTTCTAGCGGTAAAAAATTTCAACTTTGGCTTCTCATTCTTTAGAAgggataaaaatttaaaaaccatattataaaaattttcaatgaagtattttttaaatatagtttttgtaaaatttaattaactaagatatttaaaataatttagaagTTTGACCCCAAAAATGTCACCTACGATGTACGATGTTTCAATTGGAAAGAGGGAGTTTTTAATGTTTGAATGTAATTGTATGCCCAACataaatgaagaagatgattttATAATTTCACATCAAAACTACTTTTTCAATAGCCAAAAGCACTTAACTTCAGCTTTTTGGTTTGGATTGAAGAGAGCATTTGAAAAGCCGGTTTAAAGCTAAAAGCTGATTGTTTAGTATTGCCTTTACTgttaaaaagtgcttttggaCAGCCGAAAGAAATGCTAAACGTGGCTTTAGTAGTTTGGTGTCTTAATAGTTCCTTTAATAGCCGATGTTTTGTATGTGTTGTACTAATCATCTCATGAGTTTCTTTTGTTTAGTGTTTTTGTTGCAAATGTGATGCTAAAGTGGTTATTGTATTTGCTCTATCTTCTCTTACACCTGAGGCATTGGACAGGTAGAAAAGTTGCTAGCCGCAAAGAGGACCTTCGTGAGCTGGTTGAACATTTCAATGTGAGTGTTTTGCCTAAGAACTATGCTTTAAATTCTTTATCTGCATCATTTTGTTGTTTTCTTGATAGCACATGGTCTGTCATTAATTTGTTTGGTCTAAGATGCGACATGATGAA from Gossypium hirsutum isolate 1008001.06 chromosome D12, Gossypium_hirsutum_v2.1, whole genome shotgun sequence includes these protein-coding regions:
- the LOC107955116 gene encoding leucine-rich repeat receptor-like protein kinase TDR; the protein is MSFTSLFHITMKKPPFLPSLLPLFLYLLTSSLLVFSASASPPPLPLVSLLSLKSSLKDPLSSFGDWDPTPTFSKPSFEDPVWCAWSGVKCNPKTAQVTSLDLSRRNLSGVIPPEIRYLTGLVNLNLSGNYFDGPLQPAIFKLSELRTLDISHNSFNSMFPPGVSKLRFLKVFNAYSNNFRGPLPQEFVRLRFLEQLNLGGSYFEGEIPAGYGSFTRLKLLDLAGNALQGTLPRQLGFLTQLERIEIGYNAFSGTIPVEFALLPNLKYLDISNCTLSGSLPKELGNLTKLEVLYFFKNSFTGEIPESYTKLKALKVLDLSDNQLSGTIPEGLSSLTELTWLSLINNNLSGTIPKGIGELPNLSTLLLWNNNLSGILPQKLGSNGKLLSLDVSSNSLAGPIPPNLCYGNRLFKLILFNNMFTHELPASLVNCTSLSRFRIQNNLLNGTIPYGFGLLTNLTFVDMSKNNFTGEIPHDLGYAPTLQFLNISENSFNVVLPSNIWGAPSLQIFSASSAKLTGKIPDFIGCKNVYKIELQGNSLNGSIPWDIDHCEKLLSLNLSRNLFTGIIPWEISTLPSITAVDLSRNMLTGTIPSNFENCSTLENFNVSYNLLTGPIPSSGPIFPNLHPSSFSGNDGLCGRILAKPCPAEALAAGDMEVRNKQQQPKKTAGAIVWIMAAAFGIGLFVLVAGTRCFHANYSRRFSDDREIGPWRLTAFQRLNFTADDVLECLSMTDKIIGMGSTGTVYKAEMPGGEIIAVKKLWGKHKDNIRRRKGVLAEVDVLGNVRHRNIVRLLGCCSNRECTMLLYEYMPNGNLDDLLHGKNKGENLVADWVTRYKIALGVAQGICYLHHDCDPVIVHRDLKPSNILLDGEMEARVADFGVAKLIQSDESMSVIAGSYGYIAPEYAYTLQVDEKSDIYSFGVVLMEILSGKKSVDSEFGDGNSIVDWVRSKIKNKNGVIDILDKNAGASCASVREEMMQMLRIALLCTSRNPADRPSMRDVVLMLQEAKPKRKMLESVVNGGNVVRVGADGTDDSLAQKATVEC